In a single window of the Danio aesculapii chromosome 20, fDanAes4.1, whole genome shotgun sequence genome:
- the adat2 gene encoding tRNA-specific adenosine deaminase 2 isoform X1: MQEISVDAEKNDFLQPSDSEVQTWMAKAFDMAVEALENGEVPVGCLMVYNNEIIGKGRNEVNETKNATRHAEMVALDQVLAWCHFREKDWKEVCEQTVLYVTVEPCIMCAAALRLLCIPFVVYGCKNERFGGCGSVLDVSSDNLPQTGTSFKCIAGYRAEEAVEMLKTFYKQENPNAPKPKVRKDSINPQDGAPVIQIIGGPPNEETETIAHLS; the protein is encoded by the exons ATGCAAGAAATCAGCGTTGATGCCGAGAAAAATGATTTTCTGCAGCCCTCAGATAGTGAGGTACAAACATGGATGGCAAAGGCGTTTGATATG GCAGTTGAAGCTCTTGAAAACGGCGAGGTTCCCGTTGGCTGTTTAATGGTTTACAACAATGAGATTATTGGAAAGGGAAGAAATGAGGTGAATGAAACCAAAAAT GCTACTCGGCATGCGGAAATGGTGGCACTGGATCAAGTGCTGGCTTGGTGTCATTTCAGAGAGAAGGACTGGAAGGAGGTGTGTGAACAGACTGTACTTTATGTGACAGTGGAGCCGTGTATCATGTGTGCTGCTGCTCTGCGTCTGCTTT GCATACCTTTTGTTGTTTATGGGTGTAAAAACGAGCGGTTCGGAGGCTGTGGCTCTGTTTTGGATGTCTCGTCAGATAATTTACCACAAACTGGAACTTCATTTAAG TGCATCGCAGGCTATAGAGCGGAAGAAGCTGTTGAAATGCTCAAGACTTTTTATAAACAAGAAAACCCAAACG CTCCCAAACCTAAAGTGAGGAAAGATTCGATCAATCCACAAGATGGCGCTCCAGTCATTCAGATAATAGGAGGACCACCAAATGAGGAGACGGAAACAATCGCTCATTTGagctga
- the adat2 gene encoding tRNA-specific adenosine deaminase 2 isoform X2 translates to MVYNNEIIGKGRNEVNETKNATRHAEMVALDQVLAWCHFREKDWKEVCEQTVLYVTVEPCIMCAAALRLLCIPFVVYGCKNERFGGCGSVLDVSSDNLPQTGTSFKCIAGYRAEEAVEMLKTFYKQENPNAPKPKVRKDSINPQDGAPVIQIIGGPPNEETETIAHLS, encoded by the exons ATGGTTTACAACAATGAGATTATTGGAAAGGGAAGAAATGAGGTGAATGAAACCAAAAAT GCTACTCGGCATGCGGAAATGGTGGCACTGGATCAAGTGCTGGCTTGGTGTCATTTCAGAGAGAAGGACTGGAAGGAGGTGTGTGAACAGACTGTACTTTATGTGACAGTGGAGCCGTGTATCATGTGTGCTGCTGCTCTGCGTCTGCTTT GCATACCTTTTGTTGTTTATGGGTGTAAAAACGAGCGGTTCGGAGGCTGTGGCTCTGTTTTGGATGTCTCGTCAGATAATTTACCACAAACTGGAACTTCATTTAAG TGCATCGCAGGCTATAGAGCGGAAGAAGCTGTTGAAATGCTCAAGACTTTTTATAAACAAGAAAACCCAAACG CTCCCAAACCTAAAGTGAGGAAAGATTCGATCAATCCACAAGATGGCGCTCCAGTCATTCAGATAATAGGAGGACCACCAAATGAGGAGACGGAAACAATCGCTCATTTGagctga
- the pex3 gene encoding peroxisomal biogenesis factor 3 isoform X2, with product MLSSTWNFIKRHKRKFIFTGVFVGGVYLLGKYAQRKIQEMQEREAAEYIAQARRQFHFESNQRTCNMTVLSMLPTLREAIIHHLNSESLTALLKTKPANKLEIWEDLKIISFTRSIVAVYSTCMLVVLLRVQLNIIGGYLYLDNSVTKNGMTPLAPPDVQQQYLSSIQHLLGEGVMELITVVKKAVQEVFGPVSLKQCLSLQDLEQQLTQIRQLVEDNSSKHKSLSWYMMPDEENTLASQACGLTENDVTTIKLLNETRDMLESPDFNIVLHTCLNRGFVRFLDNMAEFFRPPQRDSTPSSTPHQLSHVSLPLAKIIPIINGQIHSICSEIPSHFVQDLLLIDQVKEFAANVYETFSTPQELQK from the exons ATGTTGAGTTCTACATGGAATTTCATCAAACGCCATAAGAGGAAATTCATCTTCACTGGGGTGTTTGTTGGAG GTGTTTATCTGCTCGGTAAATATGCACAGAGAAAAATTCAGGAGATGCAGGAGCGAGAGGCAGCTGAATACATTGCTCAAGCTCGGAGACAGTTTCATTTTGAAAGCAACCAGAGGACATGTAACATGACAG tgttaTCAATGCTCCCTACTCTCCGAGAGGCAATCATCCATCACCTGAACTCAGAGAGTCTCACTGCTTTGCTGAAGACTAA GCCAGCGAATAAACTCGAAATCTGGGAGGATCTGAAGATTATAA GTTTTACCCGCAGCATTGTAGCTGTTTACAGCACTTGCATGCTGGTTGTGTTACTCAGAGTTCAGCTCAACATAATCGGTGGATATCTGTACCTGGATAACTCTGTGACAAAAAATGGAATG ACCCCCTTGGCACCGCCTGATGTTCAACAACAGTATCTTTCCAGTATCCAACATCTTCTTGGAGAAGGTG TCATGGAACTGATAACTGTGGTGAAGAAAGCTGTTCAGGAAGTTTTTGGACC GGTATCTTTGAAGCAATGTTTGTCTCTACAAGATCTGGAGCAACAGTTGACTCAGATCAGACAGTTAGTGGAGGACAACTCCTCTAAACACAAAAGTCTTTCCTGGTACATGATGCCTGATGAAGAGAACACACTTGCCTCACAG gCCTGTGGTCTCACAGAGAATGATGTCACAACGATAAAGCTACTAAATGAAACCAGAGATATGCTCGAAAG TCCAGACTTCAATATTGTTCTGCACACTTGCTTGAATCGAGGATTTGTCCGATTTCTAGACAACATGGCAGAGTTTTTCCGACCCCCACAGAGAGACTCCACTCCCTCCAGCACACCTCACCA ACTATCGCATGTAAGCCTCCCACTAGCCAAAATCATTCCCATAATCAACGGACAGATCCATTCAATATGCAGCGAAATTCCAAGCCACTTTGTTCAG GATCTCCTGTTGATAGACCAGGTGAAAGAGTTTGCCGCCAACGTATACGAAACCTTCAGCACCCCTCAGGAACTTCAGAAGTGA
- the pex3 gene encoding peroxisomal biogenesis factor 3 isoform X1 translates to MLSSTWNFIKRHKRKFIFTGVFVGGVYLLGKYAQRKIQEMQEREAAEYIAQARRQFHFESNQRTCNMTVLSMLPTLREAIIHHLNSESLTALLKTKPANKLEIWEDLKIISFTRSIVAVYSTCMLVVLLRVQLNIIGGYLYLDNSVTKNGMTPLAPPDVQQQYLSSIQHLLGEGLMELITVVKKAVQEVFGPVSLKQCLSLQDLEQQLTQIRQLVEDNSSKHKSLSWYMMPDEENTLASQACGLTENDVTTIKLLNETRDMLESPDFNIVLHTCLNRGFVRFLDNMAEFFRPPQRDSTPSSTPHQLSHVSLPLAKIIPIINGQIHSICSEIPSHFVQDLLLIDQVKEFAANVYETFSTPQELQK, encoded by the exons ATGTTGAGTTCTACATGGAATTTCATCAAACGCCATAAGAGGAAATTCATCTTCACTGGGGTGTTTGTTGGAG GTGTTTATCTGCTCGGTAAATATGCACAGAGAAAAATTCAGGAGATGCAGGAGCGAGAGGCAGCTGAATACATTGCTCAAGCTCGGAGACAGTTTCATTTTGAAAGCAACCAGAGGACATGTAACATGACAG tgttaTCAATGCTCCCTACTCTCCGAGAGGCAATCATCCATCACCTGAACTCAGAGAGTCTCACTGCTTTGCTGAAGACTAA GCCAGCGAATAAACTCGAAATCTGGGAGGATCTGAAGATTATAA GTTTTACCCGCAGCATTGTAGCTGTTTACAGCACTTGCATGCTGGTTGTGTTACTCAGAGTTCAGCTCAACATAATCGGTGGATATCTGTACCTGGATAACTCTGTGACAAAAAATGGAATG ACCCCCTTGGCACCGCCTGATGTTCAACAACAGTATCTTTCCAGTATCCAACATCTTCTTGGAGAAG gccTCATGGAACTGATAACTGTGGTGAAGAAAGCTGTTCAGGAAGTTTTTGGACC GGTATCTTTGAAGCAATGTTTGTCTCTACAAGATCTGGAGCAACAGTTGACTCAGATCAGACAGTTAGTGGAGGACAACTCCTCTAAACACAAAAGTCTTTCCTGGTACATGATGCCTGATGAAGAGAACACACTTGCCTCACAG gCCTGTGGTCTCACAGAGAATGATGTCACAACGATAAAGCTACTAAATGAAACCAGAGATATGCTCGAAAG TCCAGACTTCAATATTGTTCTGCACACTTGCTTGAATCGAGGATTTGTCCGATTTCTAGACAACATGGCAGAGTTTTTCCGACCCCCACAGAGAGACTCCACTCCCTCCAGCACACCTCACCA ACTATCGCATGTAAGCCTCCCACTAGCCAAAATCATTCCCATAATCAACGGACAGATCCATTCAATATGCAGCGAAATTCCAAGCCACTTTGTTCAG GATCTCCTGTTGATAGACCAGGTGAAAGAGTTTGCCGCCAACGTATACGAAACCTTCAGCACCCCTCAGGAACTTCAGAAGTGA